A region of Sesamum indicum cultivar Zhongzhi No. 13 linkage group LG7, S_indicum_v1.0, whole genome shotgun sequence DNA encodes the following proteins:
- the LOC105166662 gene encoding protein phosphatase inhibitor 2, whose amino-acid sequence MPRVQWNEINLAEIEANKPVRQKITEPKTPYHPMIDDDEDSSSPTERRSFEFCFEDAVNGEEIDTALNDEGSSSTYYGWTSSEDDENAIDQDEEGSDSERRKSFRELRKAHYDEFLKIKELRRDGSLLEDESDEETKDDEKKDVTGEFSSSIAAGVKDIDIKEPSKPAEGS is encoded by the exons AT GCCACGAGTGCAATGGAATGAAATTAACCTAGCGGAAATTGAGGCTAATAAACCTGTGAGACAGAAAATAACAGAACCAAAGACACCATACCATCCCATGATTGATGATGACGAGG ATTCATCATCTCCTACCGAAAGAAGAAGTTTTGAGTTTTGTTTTGAAGATGCCGTGAATGGAGAAGAAATAGATACGGCCTTGAATGATGAGGGTTCCTCTAGCACTTACTATGGCTGGACATCATCTGAAGATGACGAAAATGCAATTGATCAAGATGAAGAAG GTTCTGATTCTGAGAGACGCAAGAGCTTTCGGGAGCTAAGGAAAGCTCACTATGACGAGTTTTTGAAGATTAAGGAACTTCGTCGTGATGGATCCTTGCTTGAAGACGAGTCTGACGAGGAAACCAAGGACGATGAAAAGAAGGATGTAACGGGTGAATTCTCATCATCAATTGCTGCTGGTGTCAAAGACATTGACATTAAGGAACCTTCAAAACCTGCAGAGGGATCTTAA
- the LOC105166664 gene encoding ADP-ribosylation factor-related protein 1 isoform X1, with amino-acid sequence MFSLFYGLWKYMFSKMEFHVLILGIDKAGKTTLLEKVKSQYSILEGLPPDRIVPTVGLNIGRVEVSNTKLVFWDLGGQAGLRSIWEKYYEEAHAVIYVIDASCPSRFEDSKSALEKVLRHEDLQGAPLLILANKQDLEDAVSVDELARYLEFIKLDERVYTFQAVSAIDGLGIKESVNWLVDAMERSKRTDMLRLRAGPGVV; translated from the exons ATGTTTTCATTGTTTTATGGACTCTGGAAATACATGTTCAGCAAGATGGAGTTTCATGTTCTTATTCTTGGAATCGACAAGGCTGGCAAAACA ACGTTACTGGAGAAAGTGAAGTCACAGTACTCAATCTTGGAAGGCCTTCCTCCAGACCGAATTGTCCCAACCGTGGGACTCAATATTGGTCGTGTTGAAGTGTCAAACACAAAACTCGTATTCTGGGACCTGGGAGGTCAG GCTGGTCTTCGCTCCatttgggaaaaatattatgaagaGGCACATGCAGTGATTTATGTAATCGATGCTTCTTGTCCATCCCGTTTTGAAGATTCAAAATCTGCTCTTG AAAAGGTTCTTCGGCATGAAGATTTACAAGGGGCTCCACTTTTGATATTAGCAAACAAGCAG GATCTTGAAGATGCTGTATCAGTTGATGAACTTGCTCGGTATCTGGAGTTCATAAAATTGGATGAAAGAGTATATACATTTCAAGCTGTTTCAGCGATTGACGG GCTGGGGATTAAAGAAAGTGTGAACTGGCTAGTAGATGCCATGGAGAGAAGTAAGAGAACAGATATGTTGAGACTTCGTGCAGGACCTGGTGTTGTCTAG
- the LOC105166664 gene encoding ADP-ribosylation factor-related protein 1 isoform X2: MFSLFYGLWKYMFSKMEFHVLILGIDKAGKTTLLEKVKSQYSILEGLPPDRIVPTVGLNIGRVEVSNTKLVFWDLGGQAGLRSIWEKYYEEAHAVIYVIDASCPSRFEDSKSALEKVLRHEDLQGAPLLILANKQVHHFLLSHPRIVLTKRKILKMLYQLMNLLGIWSS; encoded by the exons ATGTTTTCATTGTTTTATGGACTCTGGAAATACATGTTCAGCAAGATGGAGTTTCATGTTCTTATTCTTGGAATCGACAAGGCTGGCAAAACA ACGTTACTGGAGAAAGTGAAGTCACAGTACTCAATCTTGGAAGGCCTTCCTCCAGACCGAATTGTCCCAACCGTGGGACTCAATATTGGTCGTGTTGAAGTGTCAAACACAAAACTCGTATTCTGGGACCTGGGAGGTCAG GCTGGTCTTCGCTCCatttgggaaaaatattatgaagaGGCACATGCAGTGATTTATGTAATCGATGCTTCTTGTCCATCCCGTTTTGAAGATTCAAAATCTGCTCTTG AAAAGGTTCTTCGGCATGAAGATTTACAAGGGGCTCCACTTTTGATATTAGCAAACAAGCAGGTACACCACTTCCTTCTGTCCCATCCAAGGATAGTCCTGACCAAAAGAAA GATCTTGAAGATGCTGTATCAGTTGATGAACTTGCTCGGTATCTGGAGTTCATAA
- the LOC105166665 gene encoding methyl-CpG-binding domain-containing protein 13, with amino-acid sequence MGGEHPAWLPVDWKVCVKNRSFGRKDKYYINPLNGLKFNSKLEVLRYLKNAGKDQKLKQLNEIGIKKTVAEKLPPGWIKEIRTKRKGGKTRRDPYYIDPVSGRHFRSMQEVFRFLESTDSGKDESKVDNQGHASEELGENLKSAIAGAKGQRSINKKVDKIVNDVAEANYVEQRAREDDSMAEDLLDKLPQENGKKKHERRPSRNKRLADSKLRNNIINDHSFQSDSQGAAVNNNNTLAEARHNENMLQQTKGKKSNSKWANDLPRRSSKRLARPEADQLLERKTSKQATEQASLSGEAETVTSGSFGNSYEPNKHRMKDRTETPTNNKQKESADLLLGDHASVLEEREDIAGDFKEDGKHETNLDSSLNDLLMDPCIEFAVKTLTGAVPIEEVNKVDDSPVSSLASPNQTSGSSSLLPSVDIWADPCFEFAVKTLTGEIPFENSSHFQNSLQQPQSSSGASGCNSLDNSYSSSYSFCQFDVIMNQQLGVKESSLSHPMNGSSQDFVDMSLHRGVEGRKGKCL; translated from the exons ATGGGTGGTGAACACCCGGCGTGGCTGCCCGTGGATTGgaaagtttgtgtaaaaaatcGGAGTTTTGGGAGAAAAGATaag TATTATATCAATCCATTAAACGGCCTCAAATTCAACTCCAAGCTGGAGGTGCTTCGGTACCTCAAGAATGCTGGTAAAGATCAGAAACTCAAGCAGCTGAATGAG ATCGGCATCAAAAAGACTGTTGCAGAAAAATTACCTCCAGGTTGGATTAAGGAGATCAGGACCAAAAGGAAGGGTGGCAAAACCAGGAGAGATCCG TACTACATCGATCCTGTTAGTGGACGTCACTTCCGCTCTATGCAAGAAGTTTTCCGGTTCCTTGAAAGTACGGATTCAGGAAAAGACGAGTCGAAGGTTGATAATCAAGGTCACGCCAGTGAGGAGTTgggagaaaatttgaaatct GCAATTGCTGGAGCTAAAGGACAGAGGTCAATCAACAAGAAAGtggataaaattgtcaatg ATGTGGCAGAAGCCAACTATGTGGAGCAACGAGCAAGAGAAGATGATTCCATGGCCGAGGATCTCCTGGATAAGCTGccacaagaaaatggaaagaaaaagcATGAAAGGAGACCAAGCCGAAATAAGAGATTGGCTGACAGTAAACTGAGAAATAATATCATCAATGATCACTCCTTCCAATCAG ACTCACAAGGTGCTgcagttaataataataatacactGGCAGAAGCTCGACATAATGAAAACATGTTGCAGCAAACTAAGGGAAAGAAATCGAACAGCAAATGGGCAAATGACTTACCTCGCAGGTCCTCAAAAAGACTTGCTCGTCCAGAAGCTGATCAGTTGCTGGAAAGAAAAACCAGCAAACAGGCTACAGAACAAGCTTCACTGTCCGGTGAGGCAGAGACTGTCACCTCTGGGAGTTTTGGTAATTCCTATGAACCAAACAAGCATCGCATGAAAGACAGAACAGAAACTCCAACCAACAATAAGCAGAAAGAATCTGCTGATTTACTGCTTGGTGATCATGCTTCTGTTCTTGAAGAGCGTGAAGACATTGCCGGAGACTTTAAAGAAGATGGAAAGCACGAAACGAATCTTGACTCCTCTTTGAATGATCTATTAATGGATCCATGCATCGAGTTTGCAGTCAAAACTCTTACCGGTGCAGTTCCTATTGAAGAAGTGAACAAAGTTGATGACAGTCCAGTTTCTTCTTTGGCTTCACCTAATCAAACTTCAGGTTCCTCTTCTCTGTTGCCTTCTGTCGATATTTGGGCGGACCCTTGTTTTGAATTTGCCGTTAAGACGCTCACCGGTGAAATTCCTTTTGAGAATAGTtcacattttcagaattcattACAGCAGCCTCAGAGCTCATCAGGAGCAAGTGGCTGTAATAGTCTAGACAACTCTTACTCATCCAGTTATTCATTTTGCCAATTTGATGTTATAATGAACCAGCAACTGGGCGTAAAAGAATCTTCTTTATCTCATCCTATGAATGGTAGCTCACAGGATTTCGTCGACATGAGCCTTCACCGTGGCGTCGAAGGGCGAAAGGGGAAATGTTTGTAA
- the LOC105166905 gene encoding fasciclin-like arabinogalactan protein 21: protein MANASCSHWWHAPLYLAMSITLAFIAITTTKESTPDDALPSGHHLAFNASRALRLHGGFHITATLLQISPELFFSGPESTIFAIQDSAISNLSIPPWAMRQLVRFHATPSALPMAELFKKPPGFCMNTLVGDKNLVITKNDAGTGSVMINNVLVSQPDLFLEGRVSVHGVLGPFDMILSPPCGFSNRSSILVSNATDQAVEWRKIVRLLNSNGFVSFAIGLNSALDVILQEYHNLGSVTIFAPPNSGFISSPSPFLDRIVRFHILPQRFTYIELAAAEKSSLRTLIPGYDLKIEKFSQALSVNGVEITVPDVSSSKNFVIHGISRDFDVDELFSSSK, encoded by the coding sequence ATGGCGAATGCCTCCTGTTCACACTGGTGGCATGCCCCATTATACTTGGCCATGTCTATTACCCTCGCATTCATAGCCATCACAACCACAAAAGAATCCACGCCTGATGACGCTCTCCCATCGGGCCACCATCTGGCATTCAACGCCTCCAGGGCCCTCCGCCTTCACGGCGGCTTCCACATAACCGCCACCCTCCTCCAAATCTCCCCGGAACTCTTTTTCTCCGGGCCCGAATCCACCATCTTCGCTATCCAAGATTCTGCCATTTCCAATCTTTCCATCCCGCCGTGGGCCATGCGGCAGCTCGTCCGCTTCCACGCCACCCCTTCCGCCCTTCCCATGGCGGAGCTCTTCAAGAAACCACCTGGGTTTTGTATGAACACTCTCGTGGGCGACAAGAACTTGGTGATCACCAAGAACGATGCGGGAACGGGCTCGGTCATGATCAACAATGTGTTGGTTTCACAGCCCGATTTGTTTCTTGAAGGCCGCGTTTCAGTCCACGGTGTTCTCGGGCCATTCGACATGATCCTGTCTCCACCTTGTGGATTTTCCAATCGGAGTAGCATTCTTGTCTCCAATGCCACTGATCAGGCGGTTGAATGGAGGAAGATAGTGAGATTGCTCAACTCAAATggatttgtttcttttgcaaTTGGATTGAACTCAGCTCTAGACGTGATTCTTcaagaatatcataatttggGTTCTGTTACCATCTTTGCTCCCCCAAATTCGGGCTTCATCTCGTCCCCGTCGCCATTTTTGGACAGAATCGTTAGGTTTCATATTCTGCCTCAGAGGTTTACATACATAGAGTTGGCTGCAGCCGAAAAATCATCTCTGAGGACTTTGATTCCAGGTTATGAtctgaaaattgagaaattttcgCAAGCTCTGTCTGTTAATGGAGTGGAAATTACTGTGCCCGATGTGTCTTCCTCCAAGAATTTTGTGATTCATGGAATTTCCAGGGATTTTGATGTGGATGAGCTTTTCAGTTCTTCCAAATAG
- the LOC105166666 gene encoding membrane steroid-binding protein 1-like — MALQLWETLKESITAYTGLSPATFFTVLALGLTLYYVVSSLFGSSDDAHIQQSSRGFEQQMEPLPPPVQLGEITAEELKQYDGSDPKKPLLMAIKSQIYDVSQSRMFYGPGGPYALFAGKDASRALAKMSFEEKDLNGDLTGLGVFELEALQDWEYKFMSKYVKVGTVKTTVPVTDGAAEGQASAAAESEAAKPEEAADDTVAKPAEDGPSESAAKETVEPAPADDAEKKE, encoded by the exons ATGGCCCTTCAATTGTGGGAGACCTTAAAAGAATCAATCACAGCATATACAGGGCTGTCTCCGGCAACTTTCTTCACAGTTCTTGCTTTAGGCCTTACCCTTTACTATGTTGTATCGAGTTTGTTCGGGTCCTCCGATGATGCCCATATTCAGCAGAGTTCCAGGGGTTTTGAGCAACAGATGGAGCCTCTGCCTCCTCCAGTTCAGCTTGGTGAAATTACTGCTGAGGAGTTGAAACAGTATGATGGCTCTGATCCAAAGAAGCCTTTGCTTATGGCTATCAAGAGTCAGATCTATGATGTCTCACAGAGCAG GATGTTTTACGGGCCCGGTGGACCTTATGCCTTGTTTGCTGGAAAGGATGCCAGCAGAGCTCTTGCGAAGATGtcttttgaagaaaaagatcTGAACGGCGACCTTACTGGGCTGGGTGTGTTTGAGCTGGAAGCTTTGCAAGATTGGGAGTACAAATTCATGAGCAAATATGTGAAGGTGGGAACAGTCAAGACAACTGTGCCAGTAACTGATGGTGCTGCCGAAGGCCAAGCATCAGCTGCTGCTGAAAGTGAAGCTGCTAAGCCTGAAGAAGCTGCTGACGACACCGTTGCAAAGCCAGCAGAAGATGGCCCATCAGAAAGCGCTGCAAAGGAAACCGTTGAACCCGCACCTGCCGATGATGCCGAGAAAAAGGAGTGA